The following proteins are co-located in the Micromonospora viridifaciens genome:
- a CDS encoding VWD domain-containing protein, translating to MDDVSWQLRVVGEGRRAALRILALLVCSGLAFIGTPGTALATSQVSLQGSASKAEYTRGERVQLTFTVTNPAAQECQVGTAGDGSLIITGVSRDGKALTPQIAPVSYIDGLATLMLSQLAPVNPGARATIDIDSGERAALRSASWSAASGSVLALWQVDQPGDYRVTAVYSFPRLPEQPTDVCNGSSQPIMVSFAILDDKGSGSKLLLWLIISVALAVVLVAAVLTLRRVRRIPPAAVLLVLAVVPTAAVVVAPAPAYAEIVFDNPGDGALQAAYGECVRKFRAEDGAGDPAGIFTQLEFSPHRIVIARQPHRQKNPIGSFATPDDWRDATNGTGTGSRIDWDPLYHGYPQAGTTADSCAGLYHEMYHAYEFSKGIQDSSNCRATDKGPDAPQAAVREIAATLAENAYRRYHGLTPRDSYNGLKLPNSIDDCYQQNRPRPPRKYPVNPGRAGGDCPAAGCADSNGDPHLTTFDGLHYDLQAAGEFVAVIGSGLEVQTRQVPYPGSTTVSVNSAVAMNIDGDRVAFYQTGDGIEVRVAGEMKKISAEALVLPHGGTIARTPEMDAYLVVWPDSSSAWVAELGTWGLNLDVRLADVRKNAVSGIFGNFDGSADNDLVSRDGKTVDTAPDFDTLYRKFGHSWRVRDGESLFDYPSGQNTHTFTLADFPSRPVSAADLTARDVAELICRNAGVFEQPYLDDCIVDVAVTGQSAFVAGMAATQAAATGVKVGAGQNSAPSQTPVPSGHGPLRDGSTVADRITAAVEAKRFDLDLGDTEVFYIADWHGTTDGCDQTFSVNLVGVSHSNFPCTNGIVEFTIPDVSRRYQLEIASASTGTGPFSFTLITAKPHTAPAALGATITGRIQSRGQEDAYELSAGVSAVTLTKTSGCDADIFAEVHDLTADSVLVGSNPLCGNRLGPYPLPDPTHRYAVVIRSIFLKTGRYAFTLG from the coding sequence ATGGACGATGTGTCGTGGCAGCTCAGGGTGGTGGGCGAGGGGCGCCGAGCGGCTCTTCGCATCCTGGCGTTGCTGGTCTGCTCGGGGCTGGCCTTCATAGGTACGCCGGGGACGGCTTTGGCCACGTCGCAGGTGTCCCTGCAGGGCAGCGCAAGTAAGGCGGAGTACACCCGCGGCGAGCGGGTGCAGCTCACCTTCACCGTCACGAACCCAGCTGCACAGGAGTGCCAGGTCGGCACTGCAGGAGACGGTTCGCTGATCATCACCGGGGTGTCTCGCGACGGCAAGGCACTAACGCCGCAGATAGCTCCGGTGTCATACATTGACGGCCTCGCCACGTTGATGCTCTCGCAGTTGGCACCGGTGAACCCCGGCGCGAGGGCGACGATCGACATCGACTCCGGCGAACGTGCGGCGCTGCGTTCGGCAAGCTGGTCAGCAGCGAGTGGGAGCGTGCTCGCGTTGTGGCAGGTCGATCAGCCGGGCGACTACCGTGTCACGGCCGTCTACTCCTTTCCGAGGCTGCCGGAACAGCCTACGGACGTGTGCAACGGCTCAAGTCAGCCGATCATGGTCTCGTTCGCGATCCTTGATGACAAGGGCAGCGGTTCGAAACTACTGCTTTGGCTGATCATCTCCGTGGCACTGGCAGTGGTCCTGGTGGCGGCTGTGTTGACCCTGCGGCGTGTCCGGCGAATCCCGCCGGCGGCGGTGCTGCTTGTGCTGGCCGTTGTGCCGACGGCGGCGGTGGTGGTCGCGCCGGCACCTGCGTACGCCGAGATCGTGTTCGACAATCCCGGCGACGGCGCACTCCAGGCGGCATATGGGGAGTGTGTCCGCAAGTTCCGGGCCGAGGATGGTGCCGGCGATCCGGCCGGCATCTTCACGCAGCTGGAGTTCTCCCCGCACCGGATAGTCATCGCCCGGCAGCCGCATCGGCAGAAGAACCCAATCGGCTCGTTCGCCACACCCGACGACTGGCGCGACGCCACGAACGGCACCGGCACCGGATCCCGCATCGACTGGGACCCGCTTTACCACGGCTATCCACAGGCGGGGACGACCGCGGACTCCTGTGCCGGGCTCTATCACGAGATGTATCACGCGTACGAGTTTTCGAAGGGTATCCAGGATTCCAGCAACTGTCGCGCGACCGACAAGGGACCGGACGCTCCACAGGCGGCGGTGAGGGAAATCGCCGCGACGCTGGCCGAGAACGCTTATCGTCGGTACCACGGGCTCACCCCGCGCGATTCGTATAACGGGCTTAAGCTGCCCAATTCGATCGACGATTGCTACCAGCAGAACCGCCCACGGCCACCCCGCAAATATCCAGTCAACCCAGGACGGGCCGGCGGTGACTGTCCGGCGGCCGGGTGCGCCGACAGCAACGGAGATCCGCACCTGACTACCTTCGACGGTCTGCACTACGATCTGCAAGCGGCAGGCGAGTTCGTCGCGGTGATCGGCAGTGGCCTGGAGGTGCAGACGCGCCAGGTGCCGTATCCTGGTTCGACTACGGTCAGCGTGAACAGTGCCGTCGCGATGAACATCGACGGCGACCGGGTGGCGTTCTACCAGACCGGCGACGGTATCGAGGTGCGTGTCGCCGGCGAGATGAAGAAGATCTCCGCAGAGGCTTTGGTCCTGCCGCACGGCGGTACTATCGCCCGCACGCCGGAAATGGACGCCTACCTGGTGGTCTGGCCGGACAGTTCATCTGCTTGGGTGGCGGAGTTGGGCACCTGGGGACTCAACCTCGACGTCCGGCTCGCCGACGTCCGCAAGAACGCGGTCAGCGGTATTTTCGGCAACTTCGACGGCAGCGCCGACAACGACCTGGTCAGTCGTGATGGTAAGACAGTGGACACGGCACCGGACTTCGACACGCTTTACCGCAAGTTCGGCCACAGTTGGCGAGTGCGGGACGGCGAATCCTTGTTCGACTACCCGTCCGGGCAGAACACACATACATTTACCCTCGCCGACTTCCCAAGTCGGCCAGTCAGCGCGGCCGATCTAACCGCACGCGATGTAGCCGAGCTAATCTGCCGCAACGCGGGAGTATTCGAGCAGCCCTACCTCGACGACTGTATTGTCGACGTCGCCGTCACTGGGCAATCTGCCTTCGTCGCAGGGATGGCGGCTACTCAGGCCGCCGCAACCGGGGTCAAGGTCGGCGCTGGGCAGAACTCCGCGCCCAGCCAAACGCCCGTGCCTAGCGGCCACGGGCCGCTGCGCGACGGCTCGACCGTCGCCGACAGGATTACTGCCGCCGTCGAGGCCAAACGGTTCGACCTCGACCTCGGCGACACCGAAGTGTTCTACATCGCTGACTGGCACGGCACAACCGACGGCTGCGATCAGACCTTTAGCGTCAACCTCGTGGGCGTCTCACACTCCAACTTCCCGTGCACGAACGGCATTGTCGAGTTCACCATCCCCGACGTCAGCCGGCGCTACCAGCTCGAGATCGCCAGCGCGAGCACTGGCACCGGACCGTTCTCGTTCACCCTGATCACCGCGAAGCCTCACACCGCACCCGCCGCCCTAGGCGCCACCATTACAGGACGGATTCAATCACGCGGCCAAGAGGACGCGTATGAACTCAGTGCGGGAGTGTCGGCGGTGACGTTGACGAAGACGTCCGGTTGTGATGCCGACATTTTCGCCGAGGTCCATGACTTGACCGCCGATTCCGTCCTGGTCGGTTCCAACCCGCTATGTGGAAACCGACTCGGACCCTACCCGTTGCCCGACCCAACGCACCGCTATGCGGTCGTCATCCGTTCAATTTTCTTGAAGACGGGCCGGTACGCCTTCACCCTCGGCTGA
- a CDS encoding CapA family protein, which yields MSSGLLLSVVLVAGCSGPFVRGDTKRPGRAATASQSPAPESQLTVVAAGDLLVHPELTAQAATDARAAGRAGHDFTQVLAALRPVVSRADLAICHMETPLAEPSGPFTGFPIFSVPPELADGAAWAGFDTCSTASNHSLDTGVPGIRRTLDKLDQAGLRHAGTARSPQEAARPNILDVAGVKVAQLSYTFGFNGIPRPDGQDWVANLADRNAILAEARRARDLGAEIVILSMHWGTEYQNKPNDEQLQLARVLLASPDIDLIVGHHVHVVQPFEKIGTKWVAYGLGNLTTYGSEESTQQAVVPEFTFTRKASGRWEVSGVEVHATWMQYQPAARVVDLASAVADVGAPEDRRADLARVQQQITQYVDMRGALSAGLRMRR from the coding sequence ATGTCGTCTGGCCTGCTTCTGTCGGTCGTGCTCGTGGCCGGCTGTAGCGGCCCATTCGTCCGTGGGGACACCAAGCGGCCCGGGCGAGCTGCGACCGCCAGCCAGTCGCCTGCGCCGGAATCCCAGCTCACCGTCGTCGCCGCCGGTGACCTCTTGGTGCATCCCGAGTTGACGGCGCAGGCCGCGACCGATGCCCGCGCCGCCGGACGCGCCGGCCACGATTTCACCCAGGTCCTGGCCGCGTTGCGGCCGGTGGTAAGCCGGGCCGACCTGGCGATCTGCCACATGGAGACCCCGCTGGCGGAGCCGTCCGGCCCGTTCACCGGTTTCCCGATCTTCAGCGTGCCCCCGGAACTGGCCGATGGCGCGGCATGGGCTGGGTTCGACACCTGCTCGACAGCGTCCAACCATTCCCTCGACACGGGTGTACCCGGCATCCGCCGCACCCTCGACAAGTTGGACCAGGCCGGATTACGCCACGCCGGGACCGCGCGGAGCCCACAGGAGGCAGCGCGGCCCAACATTCTCGACGTGGCCGGGGTGAAGGTGGCCCAATTGTCGTACACCTTCGGTTTCAATGGCATCCCTAGGCCTGACGGCCAGGACTGGGTCGCGAATCTCGCCGACCGCAACGCCATCCTGGCCGAGGCGCGGCGGGCCCGCGACCTGGGTGCGGAGATTGTCATCCTGTCGATGCACTGGGGCACGGAGTACCAGAACAAACCGAACGACGAGCAGCTCCAGCTCGCCCGGGTTCTCCTCGCCTCACCCGACATCGATCTCATCGTGGGCCACCACGTACACGTGGTACAGCCGTTCGAGAAGATCGGCACGAAATGGGTGGCGTACGGGCTCGGCAACCTGACCACGTACGGCTCCGAGGAGAGCACCCAGCAGGCGGTGGTGCCAGAGTTCACCTTCACCCGGAAGGCGTCCGGCCGATGGGAGGTGAGCGGCGTCGAGGTGCACGCAACCTGGATGCAGTACCAGCCGGCGGCCCGAGTGGTCGACCTGGCCAGCGCTGTCGCCGACGTCGGAGCGCCCGAGGATCGCCGGGCCGACCTGGCCCGCGTCCAGCAGCAGATCACCCAGTACGTCGACATGCGGGGAGCCCTGTCCGCCGGGCTAAGAATGCGGCGCTGA
- a CDS encoding dihydrofolate reductase family protein, with translation MTKVMTGATMSLDGYIADASHGGFEYLFQWYGNGDVETSTANPDLTMRTSAASAEHLRELNERTGALVVGRRLFDMTNGWGGRHPMDVPVVVVTHHVPEGWDREGDSFVFVTDGIENAIDRAKALAGDKQVGVNGGTIATQVMEAGLLDEVHVDLVPVLLGDGVPLFSGLKIAPVQLGGPTKVVQGNDVTHLAYRVRQAA, from the coding sequence ATGACGAAGGTTATGACCGGAGCGACCATGTCGTTGGACGGCTACATCGCGGACGCGTCGCACGGTGGGTTCGAGTACCTGTTCCAGTGGTACGGCAACGGCGACGTCGAGACGTCGACGGCCAACCCCGACCTGACGATGCGCACCTCGGCGGCGAGCGCCGAACACCTGCGCGAGCTGAACGAGCGGACCGGAGCCCTCGTCGTCGGCCGGCGGCTGTTCGACATGACCAACGGCTGGGGCGGCCGGCACCCGATGGACGTGCCCGTGGTCGTCGTCACGCATCACGTGCCCGAGGGCTGGGACCGCGAGGGCGACTCGTTCGTGTTCGTCACCGACGGCATCGAGAACGCGATCGACCGGGCGAAGGCCCTCGCCGGCGACAAGCAGGTCGGCGTCAACGGCGGCACCATCGCGACGCAGGTCATGGAGGCCGGCCTGCTCGACGAGGTCCACGTCGATCTCGTCCCGGTCCTGCTCGGCGACGGCGTCCCGCTCTTCTCCGGCCTGAAGATCGCGCCCGTGCAGCTGGGCGGGCCCACGAAGGTCGTCCAGGGCAACGATGTCACCCACCTCGCCTACCGGGTACGCCAGGCAGCCTGA
- a CDS encoding M28 family peptidase — MGVPLIRPADRALARPRRRLPAAVAAVVALLAVGAGVLVDLATPAPRPADAPAGQFSAGRAYQHVKVIAARPHVAGSTANDQVREHLVGVLRGLGLETEVQDTVAPEAGQLSGAAGGATLARVRNVVARLPGTASTGRVFLVAHYDSVQSGPGGNDDGAGTASILEVARALTAGPRPRNDIVFVLTDAEEACLCGASAFAAGHPLAADGGVVLNLEARGSTGPVIMFETSRNNAKLVDVFGRGAPHPVGTSFAVEIYRALPNGTDFTAFLDHDFVGLNSAYIDGGAVYHTPLDTPATMDRGSLQMHGDNALGLAREFGRADLRELRSGHDATYFPVPGGLVRYPGWLVLPLALLALLAVGALGWLLVRRRRVATVWALVAGFWLTLVPIVVAPLGAWLLWAAITAIRPGYAGLLDPYRPVWYRLAVLALAAAVLFTWYALTRRRVGPAALAFGGLAWLALLGVLLAAEVPGGAYLATLPALAGALAGLAALATRLDGPWPVVAVTLAGAVAVVVLLPTVVLLFPALGMAMGGVAALFAVLLGLAALPVVDLLHPQAGGQRGLMALRARRLGALPATAAALAAALLAGVGLTVDRFDAAHPVPTHLMYALDADTGKAQWLSREDDPQPWTDGYVNDTVDVSDEFPGLGGSELRAGPAPAANLPAPKVELLSDAETANGDRRIRVRVVPRRPVRLLSLHLNADALGSGGMSAAIVAGQPVDRDDLWALGFIFHAPPPEGVEFDLTFDASGNELRLRAMDASDGLTDLPGFHPRPPTVGVAPSHTSEMLAVAKTYPF, encoded by the coding sequence GTGGGCGTACCCCTGATCCGCCCCGCCGACCGCGCGCTGGCCCGGCCGCGCCGGCGGCTGCCCGCCGCGGTCGCCGCAGTCGTCGCGCTGCTCGCGGTCGGCGCGGGCGTCCTGGTGGACCTGGCCACCCCGGCACCGCGCCCCGCCGACGCGCCGGCGGGGCAGTTCAGCGCCGGGCGGGCCTACCAGCACGTCAAGGTCATCGCCGCCCGGCCGCACGTGGCCGGCAGCACCGCCAACGACCAGGTCCGGGAGCACCTGGTGGGCGTGCTGCGCGGGCTCGGCCTGGAGACAGAGGTGCAGGACACCGTCGCCCCGGAGGCCGGGCAGCTCAGCGGGGCGGCCGGCGGGGCGACCCTGGCCCGGGTGCGCAACGTGGTGGCCCGGCTGCCCGGCACCGCCTCTACCGGGCGGGTCTTCCTGGTGGCCCACTACGACTCGGTGCAGTCCGGGCCGGGCGGCAACGACGACGGCGCCGGCACCGCCAGCATCCTGGAGGTGGCCCGGGCGCTCACCGCCGGCCCGCGCCCCCGCAACGACATCGTCTTCGTGCTCACCGACGCCGAGGAGGCCTGCCTCTGCGGCGCGTCGGCGTTCGCCGCCGGCCACCCGCTGGCCGCCGACGGCGGGGTGGTGCTCAACCTGGAGGCGCGCGGCAGCACCGGCCCGGTGATCATGTTCGAGACGTCCCGGAACAACGCGAAGCTGGTGGACGTCTTCGGCCGGGGCGCGCCGCACCCGGTGGGCACCTCGTTCGCCGTGGAGATCTACCGGGCGCTGCCGAACGGCACCGACTTCACCGCCTTCCTGGACCACGACTTCGTCGGGCTGAACTCGGCGTACATCGACGGTGGTGCGGTCTACCACACCCCGTTGGACACCCCGGCGACGATGGATCGGGGCAGCCTCCAGATGCACGGCGACAACGCGCTCGGCCTGGCCCGCGAGTTCGGCCGGGCCGACCTACGCGAGCTGCGCTCCGGCCACGACGCCACCTACTTCCCGGTGCCCGGCGGCCTGGTCCGCTACCCCGGCTGGCTGGTCCTGCCGCTGGCGCTGCTTGCCCTGCTGGCCGTCGGGGCGCTCGGCTGGCTGCTGGTCCGGCGCCGCCGGGTCGCCACCGTCTGGGCCCTCGTGGCGGGGTTCTGGCTGACCCTGGTACCGATCGTGGTCGCCCCGCTGGGCGCCTGGCTGCTCTGGGCCGCGATCACCGCGATCCGCCCCGGGTACGCCGGGCTGCTGGACCCGTACCGACCGGTCTGGTACCGGCTCGCCGTGCTGGCGCTCGCCGCCGCGGTCCTCTTCACCTGGTACGCGCTGACCCGCCGCCGGGTCGGCCCGGCCGCCCTCGCGTTCGGCGGGCTGGCCTGGCTGGCCCTGCTCGGGGTGCTGCTCGCCGCCGAGGTGCCGGGAGGGGCGTACCTGGCCACCCTGCCCGCCCTGGCCGGCGCGCTCGCCGGGCTGGCGGCGCTGGCCACCCGACTGGACGGCCCGTGGCCGGTGGTCGCGGTGACCCTGGCCGGCGCGGTGGCCGTGGTGGTCCTGCTGCCCACCGTGGTGCTGCTCTTCCCGGCGCTCGGCATGGCGATGGGCGGGGTGGCCGCCCTCTTCGCGGTGCTGCTCGGCCTGGCCGCGCTCCCGGTGGTCGACCTGCTGCACCCCCAGGCCGGCGGCCAGCGGGGCCTGATGGCGCTGCGGGCCCGCCGGCTGGGCGCGCTGCCGGCCACCGCCGCCGCGCTCGCCGCCGCGCTGCTCGCCGGGGTCGGCCTCACGGTGGACCGCTTCGACGCCGCCCACCCGGTGCCCACCCACCTGATGTACGCCCTGGACGCAGACACCGGAAAGGCACAGTGGCTCAGCCGCGAGGACGATCCCCAGCCCTGGACCGACGGCTATGTGAACGACACCGTCGACGTGTCGGACGAGTTCCCCGGCCTCGGCGGCAGCGAGCTGCGCGCCGGCCCCGCCCCAGCCGCGAACCTGCCCGCCCCGAAGGTGGAGTTGCTCTCGGACGCCGAGACGGCCAACGGTGACCGGCGGATCCGGGTACGGGTCGTGCCGCGACGCCCGGTCCGCCTGCTCTCGCTGCACCTCAACGCCGACGCGCTGGGCAGTGGCGGGATGAGCGCGGCGATCGTCGCGGGGCAACCGGTCGACCGCGACGACCTGTGGGCGCTCGGGTTCATCTTCCACGCGCCGCCACCGGAGGGCGTCGAGTTCGACCTGACCTTCGACGCCAGCGGCAACGAGCTGCGGCTGCGCGCCATGGACGCCAGCGACGGCCTGACCGACCTCCCCGGCTTCCACCCCCGCCCACCCACCGTCGGCGTAGCCCCCTCCCACACCTCCGAGATGCTCGCCGTCGCCAAGACCTACCCCTTCTAA
- a CDS encoding PP2C family protein-serine/threonine phosphatase — MRRAVAPGGTGRVSNLPPGERLRVLLVEDDEGDAFLVGELLAETNSMIDLLVATSLSEARQRVAGVDCVLLDLGLPDAQGLDGLRRVLEMAGGAAVCVLTGRSDEHLGIVAVAEGAQDYLVKGQVDGVLLTRALRYAVERKRADENARRLREVELRQAESARLERGLLPQPLMTTDRVSVHTFYRPGRHAALIGGDFYDVVQTQPDRIDLIVGDVCGHGVDEAALGVELRVAWRALILAGVPDDEVLPALEQVLMSERRLQEIFATVATTRLDLAANRATVRLAGHPPPLLLSGGKVAPVPATGGLLLGVRPRRPVAFDLEFDADDWSLLMYTDGLIEGRVGAGDDRLDVPGLTDLLADPANQSVPLAELPAWLVGRAEQMNGGPLADDVAMLLVSRGGGR; from the coding sequence GTGCGCCGAGCCGTCGCGCCGGGCGGCACCGGGCGGGTCAGCAACCTGCCGCCCGGCGAGCGGCTGCGGGTGCTGCTGGTGGAGGACGACGAGGGCGACGCCTTCCTGGTCGGCGAGCTGCTCGCCGAGACCAACTCGATGATCGATCTGCTGGTCGCCACCAGTCTCAGCGAGGCGCGGCAGCGGGTGGCGGGCGTCGACTGCGTCCTGCTCGACCTGGGCCTGCCCGACGCCCAGGGCCTGGACGGGCTGCGCCGGGTGCTGGAGATGGCCGGCGGGGCCGCGGTGTGCGTGCTCACCGGCCGCTCCGACGAGCACCTGGGCATCGTCGCGGTGGCCGAGGGCGCCCAGGACTACCTGGTCAAGGGGCAGGTCGACGGCGTCCTGCTGACCCGCGCGCTGCGCTACGCGGTGGAACGCAAGCGGGCCGACGAGAACGCCCGCCGCCTGCGCGAGGTGGAGCTGCGCCAGGCCGAGTCCGCCCGCCTGGAGCGGGGCCTGCTGCCGCAGCCGCTGATGACCACCGACCGGGTGTCGGTGCACACCTTCTACCGCCCCGGCCGGCACGCCGCGCTGATCGGTGGCGACTTCTACGACGTGGTGCAGACCCAGCCGGACCGGATCGACCTGATCGTCGGTGACGTGTGCGGCCACGGCGTGGACGAGGCCGCCCTTGGTGTCGAGTTGCGGGTCGCCTGGCGGGCGCTGATCCTGGCTGGGGTGCCGGACGACGAGGTGCTGCCCGCCCTGGAGCAGGTGCTCATGAGCGAGCGCCGGCTTCAGGAGATCTTCGCCACGGTGGCGACCACCCGCCTCGACCTGGCGGCCAACCGGGCCACCGTGCGACTCGCCGGGCACCCACCACCGCTGCTGCTCAGCGGCGGCAAGGTCGCCCCGGTGCCTGCCACGGGCGGCCTGCTGCTCGGCGTACGACCGCGCCGTCCCGTCGCCTTCGACCTGGAGTTCGACGCCGATGACTGGTCTCTGCTGATGTACACCGACGGCCTGATCGAGGGCCGGGTGGGTGCTGGTGACGATCGGTTGGACGTACCCGGCCTCACCGATCTGCTCGCCGACCCGGCCAACCAGTCGGTGCCGCTGGCCGAGCTGCCGGCCTGGTTGGTCGGCCGGGCCGAGCAGATGAACGGTGGCCCGCTCGCCGACGACGTCGCGATGCTGCTGGTCAGCCGGGGTGGTGGCCGGTGA
- a CDS encoding sensor histidine kinase, translating to MMAYRDGWTLRRRVVALLTVALVLLLGLAAAEALVAEKNRQNTDAVLVRTGPLRVQGQELLSALLDQETSVRGYAVNGDRKDLAPYEAGLRRERDTVASMRDLAADYPDVLRELAVVEERAARWRADVAQPVITTTERSGPAAGQALITDQTRQQFDGIRASVDRLQDEILVVGQRTADEVKRTGNVLVVLLIAAALVVAVAGAVLLLSLDRILIRPLAALVGQVRRVAAGDYRHHIEGTGPPEFRRLADDIDAMRQKIAQELDEVRQARERIEWVNSQLQKQAEELTRSNRDLEQFAYVASHDLQEPLRKVASFCQLLQRRYAGQLDERADQYIAFAVDGAQRMQRLINDLLAFSRIGRLTIGFTEVDLNKVMGDVAAQTEAGRQYADAELTWDELPVIRGEEPLLTNLLANLVSNSIKFRRPDVPPRVHVSARLVDDEWEITCRDNGIGIEPEFADKIFVIFQRLHSKDAYPGTGIGLAIVKKIAEYHGGRVWVDTDAEEGTTVRFTLPALPEDVEASRGVDDGEPAAGEESTGDPALAGDGAAAPVGRQPEAGRGETPEGTTRDGTTGGMKETVG from the coding sequence GTGATGGCGTACCGGGACGGCTGGACCCTGCGGCGCCGGGTGGTCGCGCTGCTCACCGTGGCGCTGGTGCTGCTGCTCGGGCTGGCCGCGGCCGAGGCGCTGGTCGCGGAGAAGAACCGGCAGAACACCGACGCGGTCCTGGTCAGGACCGGCCCGCTGCGCGTGCAGGGCCAGGAGCTGCTGAGCGCCCTGCTCGACCAGGAGACCAGCGTCCGCGGGTACGCGGTGAACGGCGACCGCAAGGATCTGGCCCCGTACGAGGCGGGCCTGCGGCGGGAGCGGGACACGGTCGCCTCGATGCGCGACCTGGCGGCCGACTACCCGGACGTGCTGCGCGAGCTGGCGGTCGTCGAGGAGCGCGCGGCCCGGTGGCGGGCGGACGTCGCCCAGCCGGTGATCACCACGACCGAGCGCAGCGGCCCGGCCGCCGGGCAGGCGCTGATCACCGACCAGACCCGGCAGCAGTTCGACGGCATCCGGGCCTCGGTCGATCGCCTGCAGGACGAGATCCTCGTCGTCGGGCAGCGGACCGCCGACGAGGTCAAGCGCACCGGCAACGTGCTGGTGGTGCTGCTGATCGCCGCCGCCCTGGTGGTGGCGGTGGCGGGTGCGGTGCTGCTGCTCTCCCTGGACCGGATCCTGATCCGGCCGCTGGCCGCCCTGGTCGGCCAGGTGCGGAGGGTCGCCGCGGGCGACTACCGGCACCACATCGAGGGGACGGGCCCGCCGGAGTTCCGCCGGCTCGCCGACGACATCGACGCCATGCGGCAGAAGATCGCCCAGGAGCTGGACGAGGTCCGCCAGGCCCGGGAGCGCATCGAGTGGGTCAACAGCCAGCTCCAGAAGCAGGCCGAGGAGCTCACCCGCTCCAACCGTGACCTGGAGCAGTTCGCCTACGTCGCCTCCCACGACCTGCAGGAGCCGCTGCGCAAGGTGGCCAGCTTCTGCCAGCTCCTGCAGCGGCGGTACGCGGGCCAGCTCGACGAGCGCGCCGACCAGTACATCGCGTTCGCCGTGGACGGCGCGCAGCGGATGCAGCGGCTGATCAACGACCTGCTCGCGTTCTCCCGGATCGGCCGACTCACCATCGGCTTCACCGAGGTCGACCTGAACAAGGTCATGGGCGACGTGGCCGCCCAGACCGAGGCCGGCCGGCAGTACGCCGACGCCGAGCTGACCTGGGACGAGCTGCCGGTGATCCGCGGCGAGGAGCCCCTGCTGACCAACCTGCTGGCCAACCTGGTCAGCAACTCGATCAAGTTCCGCCGGCCCGACGTGCCGCCCAGGGTGCACGTGTCCGCCCGGCTGGTCGACGACGAGTGGGAGATCACCTGCCGGGACAACGGCATCGGGATCGAGCCGGAGTTCGCCGACAAGATCTTCGTCATCTTCCAGCGGCTGCACTCCAAGGACGCGTACCCGGGCACCGGCATCGGGCTGGCCATCGTCAAGAAGATCGCGGAGTACCACGGCGGCCGGGTCTGGGTGGACACCGACGCCGAAGAGGGCACGACGGTCCGGTTCACCCTGCCCGCGCTGCCCGAGGACGTCGAGGCGTCGCGCGGGGTGGACGACGGCGAGCCCGCGGCCGGCGAGGAGTCGACCGGGGACCCGGCGCTGGCTGGGGACGGTGCGGCGGCCCCCGTCGGCCGACAGCCGGAGGCGGGGCGGGGGGAGACCCCTGAGGGTACGACCCGGGACGGTACAACGGGTGGCATGAAGGAGACCGTGGGATGA
- a CDS encoding response regulator: MTAPADGNSPIEVLLVEDDPGDVLMTREAFEEHKLRNRLTVVSDGAEALAYLRHEGQYADSVTPDLILLDLNLPRIDGREVLEEIKKDEQLCRIPVVVLTTSQADEDILRSYQLHANAYVTKPVDFERFISVVRQIDEFFVSVVKLPPRG, encoded by the coding sequence ATGACCGCGCCGGCAGACGGCAACAGCCCGATCGAGGTCCTGCTGGTCGAGGACGACCCGGGCGACGTGCTGATGACCCGGGAGGCGTTCGAGGAGCACAAGCTCCGCAACCGCCTCACCGTCGTATCGGACGGCGCCGAGGCGCTCGCCTACCTGCGCCACGAGGGCCAGTACGCGGACTCGGTGACCCCCGACCTGATCCTGCTCGACCTGAACCTGCCCCGGATCGACGGCCGGGAGGTGCTTGAGGAGATCAAGAAGGACGAGCAGCTCTGCCGGATCCCGGTCGTGGTGCTCACCACCTCCCAGGCCGACGAGGACATCCTGCGCAGCTACCAGCTGCACGCCAACGCCTACGTGACCAAGCCGGTGGACTTCGAGCGGTTCATTTCGGTGGTCCGCCAGATCGACGAGTTCTTCGTCAGCGTGGTCAAGCTGCCGCCGCGTGGCTGA